gataaaatCAATCTTTAATATAAAGCTCTAAGATATAATTATGGTGGATTTGTACCTAATCTTGATGAATAAtcagaattcatgaaaaattgCAAGTGGATAATCTAACGCCAAATCTGTTAAAAAAAGCAAGTGTGCATATCGACGTAAATAgcaatacataaaataattaatattattagacTTATCCCTACTTTTTAACCTATTCTGTCTGACTATCAAGTCACAATTTATAACTTCGTATATTATATATGGCTTGTGGTGCGAGATTGCTCCATTCTTAATCAGATATTTTGAATTTGAGTCCTAGATATAGAGAAAATTTTGTTAGTAATACGATCTAAATCTAATTGAAACTTCATTGGGGGCTCAGAATATGGGTAAGTAGactaaaaaaatcatatatgagTTGGATGATCATTTTCTGTAGTTATTCACAAAATGCCACGTTTAATCCCTGTATATTTGCTATGTgtattccttttatttttcaagaGCTCGCAAGCCATAATTATGTTTGTGTAATTAAGTTGTTGCATATAGTAATGCATTGCATTATTCGTATTTGAAAAAGGGTCCAAAATGtccttaatattattttttggctTAAAAATACTTTGAGCGTATTGAATTTGACTCAAAAACACTTTTTTCAccaattgaataaaaaatattcttaatattACTTTTTGACTTAAAAATGCCCCTAAAATAATTATCGTACTCACGTAAAGcatttttttatcaatatattagGTATACTTATTATTGTATCCAGTTTGTTTTTATCAAGTGAGTAGATTGCCTACGGGGTGTTCATAGTTCGGTTTAGATcgattattgattaaaattaaaatcaaaccaaatcaagcAAAAAAAATAACCGTCGATTTGATTATTGTCGATTtagttaatttaatttaattttgaagattaattaaattgatttttaaaaagaaaacatgacaaatattttaggatGGAAGGAGTAGGTGATAATACTTCTCGATGACATCAACTTAACcttttctattatttattttggcatatatttatttgaaagtcTTCCATTGGTTTCTCTTTGGCTTATATTATTTTGGCTAATCTACTCTCCCTCCCTTCTTtgatttatttaagaaaattgcaCGAGGAATAAAGTGAGCAAATGGTATGAATTTAAGGCCATGATATTTGAcccaaaatatttaaagaacTTTTATAGTAGTACTAGTTTGTACTTTGGtctgttgattttttttttaatttttttattattaataaaagttCACTAGACAATGGTATAAATTCGAAAATAAAAAAACGAAACCAAGCATTTTATCACCATTTCCCATTTTGCAAGTAGCTTATTTAAATTTTCACCCAATTTCTGACCTAAAATTATAGTTATAAAATCTCTTGTATAATAAATCCATTCATTTTAAGTTCTTATTTGAAATAGTACtacaattattatttaattaagggAAAAGGCTTAAATATGTCATCGACATCGacctttgagaaaatgctcatttatgccatccgttaaaagtttggctcatttataccattatcatttgaaaaaaggtcatctatgccattattttttaactccagTTTTGCAAACCAcctaaacaacttttaacacttttctattggagttttgaatcaaatgtgtttttttgcttcttcttcttcaagaacgcCAAGAACACGTGAAGAACACCAAAaatccaaatttccaaattcttcaattttttacgAAATCCCCacaaatttcaatagtagcatccctcCGAGcagatatcaaaactcaatatcttttaagttcgaattcaacctaacccaataagacacacttaaaatttcttcaaagttttaaaattttatcctcttttaatggtagaattttcTCCGCAccaattgaaattttgaacacaCACATAGTGAACTTTAAAATAGCATTTTTTGGGTTTacgttcaaaatttcaagtaatttggaATTGTGGCGAAAATTCTACCATTAAGTGTGTCTTTTGGATTAGGTTGAATTCAATCttaaaagatattgagttttgatatctagctcgaagggatgctactatttaaatttgaggtgatttcgtgaaaaattgaagatgttggaaatttgaatttttggtgttcttcatgttttttggagaagaagaaacaaaaaaatatattttattcaaaacCCCAAttaaaaagtgttaaaagttgtttaggtggttttgcaaaccggagttaaaaaataatgacataaatgagtttTTTCTCAAACGACAATAACTTAGATAAACCAAACTTTTAACGAATAGCATAAATAagcattttctcaaaattcgatgtcatatttgaacttttttcatttaacaaataataatagCAAGGGAAATGCAAACTTCCAATAGTTGGAAATGTTttctaaaaacaaaaaaataataatctaataTAGCCTCTTAACCGAACAAATTACTAGTACATGTTTCTTTGATTGTTTCACCAATGacatatttgagccttttttctttaattaattatttttattcttcttatatTTCGATCATATAAATTAATGTCAAGCATGCTTGTTGATTTAAAGTTATTATTGGTagattaaatgaaaagaaattatAGACTACATATAAGGTATAGGAATACTAGTGCGGGGTTTGATCCAAAATATACAATATCACATTTTTTCTATATGGAGATTGAAGAGTAGGAAAACACTTCCAGAAATGCCATttttcaagtttaatttattaTCTTCTCTCCACCCTTTAATATTTTCAAACCCTACCCCGACCTTCTACTCTCACtctataatatttttctaaataatatataaaatgaccttgaagtaatatttttttcttgcttTCCTATCTAAAGGAGATTGGACGGGGTCACTCACGTGGATCAAATCGAATTCATGAgagattaaatatatataattatgtattatataaatattaataaatataaaataaaaagacacAATTATTTGAATAGTTATGTTCGAATTATAAAAGGGCTCTTACAGGAGAAAATAATGCATCTTTTCaacaaaaatagataaaaaagaacaatttttttcttccctCTCCTTCTTCCTTCTCCAATTCCTGTAAAGTTCCAAGAGAAGATTGTGAAGATTTCTTCTACGAAAAGCAAAAACTGTAACATGTACGATTATAGACTGTGGTTTTATATGATATAGTTCGTCTTCGTATGTGATTACACTTTCTGACTAGTGAAACGAATTCAATAATCCTGCAAATTGTGTGTTTGAATTAGATTCTTCACTGTCATACACCAAAAAAATAAGCAACAAAACAAACCCCCACTTATTGATTAAGTGGTTCTCGACAAGGCCATACCACTTGCATATATACAAAATAGTGCCATCTCTTACTTTAGTCTCAAGCAGATTCCCACCATCGTATCCCAAAAATAAACGTGCAAAAAATGTGTTCCAATCCAAGTCAATGcttcaaacttttatattttttttttgcttcaaAGGATAACATTTCCACGTTCATGTtactttcttggattattttattttattattcttatGGGCTTCTTGAAGACTaacacatattatatatatacaaaccccTTTTCATTTCTAACTCATTAATTGTATACTACTTTCCTTTGTTCATTCAATTAGTTGTTGTTCTTTCAATGGCCAAAATTTATCCAGAAACACTCAAGAACTCTTCTTCTTGTTATGTGACTTCCACAAGAGAAACATTTACTATATGGATGAAATCCCTAGTGTTCCATGGGAATGGTTGTACTGTCTTTAATTCTAAGGGTGATATTGTTTTCAGAGTTGATAACTACCAAGAAAGAAATAGCAATGAAGTCTTCCTCATGGATCTTTGTGGACAAGTTCTCTTCTCCATTAAAAAAGaggtaaaaaaaaacaaaaaacttcTTAGTGTATACATTTTTTTCGGTTTAATTTCTCATTTGGTGTTCAATAATCATGTTGGGGCACGATCCAGTGGCGTAGTTAGAGTAAACATAATTAGTCAAGGGGAATAAGCATTAAACATTTATTATAGTTTAATTTTTGGTGTAGGGGGTGAACCCTTTTCCATCGCCTAGCTCCATCGCTTTCTGTTAAAAGCGATTTCATTTTAGGACTcaaacttaaattaattaagtttacttttaattcattatattattttgaactttgttatattttttttccacaGAAATTAAGATTACTTGGTCGGTGGAGTGGCTATTTAAGTGGTGGATTTAAAGGGAAGCCATGGTTTCAAGTGAGAAGGAATTGGAAGTTTACAAAAGGAGATATCATTTGTAATGTGAATTTGGGGTGTGACAAATCTATAGGAAGTTGTTACAAGATTCAACAAACTGACAAAAACTCATCATTTCAAATCTCAAATAATACTGGTCAACTTGTTGCAAAGGTAATTATTCCAATACAAAGAATTTCTTTTGATTAACAAAGTTCATTTCATTTATGAttgttacaacaacaacaactcagtgaaatcccatatcgtggggtctggaaagggtaaagtgtacgcagacctgactcctaccaatgtaggacggttgtttcttCATTTATGATTGTTAAAAAGGATAAATATACtaattttgtaaattaattatatatattacagGTAAAACGAAAGCAATCATCAAGAGGATTTGGGTATGGTGATGACGTGTTAACTCTAAATGTGGAACCCCAAATAGATTACTCGTTTATTGTGGCTCTTGTGACAATATGCGGTTTGATTAAAAACAAATTGTAAAGAACAATTGGACTGACTCTTGCCCATTCAGACTGAGCCCACTAGCTGGGCTAGATACTTAcgtatttttgacaattttgcCCCTGATGtatacatgttttcatatataGTCTATTTAATTAGTTTAGTtgatttattcatttttctaaTACGAAGTCTCTTCCATTATGTCATTTCTTTAGCTAACAAGTCTGTATTGATACCAAACATTTGTAAGTTTATTGAGATAATTGTAAGTTTACCCCGTCCCT
This Solanum dulcamara chromosome 1, daSolDulc1.2, whole genome shotgun sequence DNA region includes the following protein-coding sequences:
- the LOC129889296 gene encoding protein LURP-one-related 11-like translates to MAKIYPETLKNSSSCYVTSTRETFTIWMKSLVFHGNGCTVFNSKGDIVFRVDNYQERNSNEVFLMDLCGQVLFSIKKEKLRLLGRWSGYLSGGFKGKPWFQVRRNWKFTKGDIICNVNLGCDKSIGSCYKIQQTDKNSSFQISNNTGQLVAKVKRKQSSRGFGYGDDVLTLNVEPQIDYSFIVALVTICGLIKNKL